From the genome of Alicyclobacillus sp. SO9:
TGGCAGCTTCGAAGCGCTTGTTGACCTCTGCCCAGTTGATGACATTCCAGAATGCGGAAATGTAATCAGGACGTTTGTTTTGGTATTTCAAGTAGTACGCGTGCTCCCAAACATCAAGTCCGAGAACTGGCGTCTTTCCGTCCATGTAGGGGCTGTCTTGGTTTGGCGTGCTGGTAAGTTCCAACTTCCCGTTGTTGATGACCAACCATGCCCAGCCGCTTCCGAAACGACCTGCTGCTGCCTTTGCAAATTCATCCTTAAATTGGTCAAAGCTGCCGAAAGCAGAATTAATCGCATCTGCAATTGCTCCCGTAGGTTGACCGCCGCCGTTGGGGCTCATGATTTGCCAAAAGAGGCTATGATTAGCATGACCGCCGCCGTTGTTACGTACAGCTGTACGGATGGATTCAGGTACGCTGTTGATTGAAGCCATAA
Proteins encoded in this window:
- a CDS encoding superoxide dismutase, producing the protein MAHELPALPYSFDALEPHIDALTMEIHHDKHHGGYVSKLNAALEGHADLQSKSVEDLMASINSVPESIRTAVRNNGGGHANHSLFWQIMSPNGGGQPTGAIADAINSAFGSFDQFKDEFAKAAAGRFGSGWAWLVINNGKLELTSTPNQDSPYMDGKTPVLGLDVWEHAYYLKYQNKRPDYISAFWNVINWAEVNKRFEAAK